In one window of Flavobacterium ginsengisoli DNA:
- a CDS encoding cupin domain-containing protein — MSTHFTAVIEEGKIPNTYMTGEVSYKKQTSEIHPENTVIKDISFEPGARSNWHSNASLQLIIVTDGMGYYQERGGQINLIEKGKVITVLPGVEHWYGATPKTKYSHITIVTEVDKGSGTWLDSVTDEEYYSFERC; from the coding sequence ATGTCGACACATTTCACTGCTGTAATCGAAGAAGGTAAAATTCCAAATACTTATATGACAGGCGAAGTGTCATATAAAAAGCAGACAAGCGAAATTCATCCTGAAAATACTGTAATTAAAGATATTTCTTTTGAACCCGGAGCAAGAAGTAATTGGCACAGTAATGCAAGTCTGCAATTAATCATTGTAACCGATGGAATGGGATATTACCAAGAACGTGGCGGACAAATTAATCTTATCGAAAAAGGAAAAGTAATCACAGTTTTACCTGGAGTAGAACACTGGTACGGAGCAACTCCAAAAACAAAGTATTCCCATATTACCATTGTTACAGAGGTAGACAAAGGTTCTGGAACATGGCTGGACAGTGTTACTGATGAGGAATATTATTCTTTTGAAAGATGCTAA